One Fusarium musae strain F31 chromosome 6, whole genome shotgun sequence DNA segment encodes these proteins:
- a CDS encoding hypothetical protein (EggNog:ENOG41) encodes MCIVLLTTAHPDYALIAIDNRDEFILRPTSRPHWWTHGTSGRPVLSSRDLQRAEKGTWMGISKDGLIAVLTNYRETDVQDQNHPIHAAKSRGGMVTAWLGTPPEESLKDSVHKLVENDGVKGVGGFSMVCGKLRKQTQGIAIVSNRAGNVEEVPIVAKERGEIWGLSNTAFDATGKQEEWPKIEMGKKLFREAIDKSVSDKKSKDDFVSDLFDVLSHDTLPRNENASLVEYIHELKKSVFIPLIGDEKHRKAMEAAMAKGPGEWTDDQAAAEELMSEGRPDPSTTPIMGFETGMYGTQRQTVVLVDWEGNVTMVERALWDGNGNAVPKGEGDFKFEFEINGWNDEFCNGSTNGMNGETNGHL; translated from the coding sequence ATGTGCATCGTACTTCTCACTACTGCGCATCCCGATTATGCATTGATCGCCATCGATAATCGGGATGAGTTCATTCTTAGGCCGACATCGCGGCCTCACTGGTGGACTCATGGTACATCTGGTCGACCAGTCTTATCATCACGGGATCTCCAACGAGCAGAGAAAGGAACATGGATGGGCATTAGCAAGGACGGTCTGATAGCCGTGCTCACCAATTACCGCGAAACAGATGTTCAGGACCAGAATCATCCTATTCATGCTGCCAAAAGCCGAGGCGGTATGGTCACCGCCTGGTTGGGAACACCACCCGAAGAGAGCCTCAAGGACAGCGTCCACAAACTGGTCGAGAACGACGGCGTTAAGGGCGTCGGCGGCTTTTCTATGGTTTGTGGTAAGCTGAGGAAGCAGACTCAAGGTATTGCGATTGTAAGCAACCGGGCCGGTAACGTCGAAGAGGTGCCCATCGTCGCCAAAGAGCGCGGTGAGATTTGGGGTCTAAGCAACACCGCCTTTGATGCGACAGGGAAACAAGAAGAATGGCCTAAGATCGAAATGGGCAAGAAGCTATTCCGCGAAGCTATCGACAAGTCTGTATCCGATAAGAAAAGCAAGGATGACTTTGTGTCGGACCTCTTTGATGTTCTCAGCCACGACACACTGCCCAGGAACGAAAACGCCAGTCTCGTCGAATATATCcacgagctcaagaagagtgTCTTCATCCCCTTGATCGGCGACGAAAAGCATCGTAAGGCAATGGAAGCGGCCATGGCCAAAGGACCCGGTGAATGGACAGACGATCAAGCAGCTGCTGAAGAGCTGATGTCCGAAGGACGACCGGATCCAAGTACGACACCTATCATGGGTTTTGAGACTGGCATGTACGGGACCCAGCGACAGACCGTGGTTCTGGTCGATTGGGAGGGTAATGTCACGATGGTGGAGCGGGCGCTTTGGGATGGCAATGGTAATGCAGTGCCAAAGGGAGAAGGCGACTTCaagtttgagtttgagatCAATGGATGGAATGATGAGTTTTGTAATGGAAGCACAAATGGTATGAATGGAGAGACGAACGGACACTTGTAG